The DNA window TGATGAGTTGCTCGCGAGAATCCGAGATATACGCAGCTCTGAAAAGGTGTTTTACCGTAAGGTGCTTGAAATATATGCCCTCAGTATAGACTATGACCCTCGTACTTCCATCACGCAACAGTTTTTCAAGACAATTCAGAACAAGATGCACTTCGCCGCTCATGGCCACACTGCTGCCGAAGTAATTTATGACAGGGCGAATGCCGAAAAAGATTTCATGGGTCTGACAACGTGGCGTGGGGCAATGCCAACCAGGCATGAGGCAGAGATTGCGAAAAATTATCTTTCAGAAGAGGAGGTCGATATGCTAAACCGCATTGTCAATCTTTATCTTGACTTTGCCGAGCTGCAAGCCAAGAGCCATGTGCCGATGTACATGAAAGATTGGATTCAGAAGCTCGATGACTTCCTGAAGCTGTCGGGTAAAGAATTGCTCACTCATGCCGGAAGCGTGTCAGCCGAAGTTGCCAAACTCAAAGCCAACGAGGAATACGACAAATTCCGCGAGCGTGCCCAGTATAAGCTCTCCCCGGTCGAGATTCATTTCCTCGAAGCCTTTGAAGCCGAACAAAAGCGACTCCGTGCAAAGAAATAAACACAAGAATAATGAATGCATCTAAAGAAATATCACAACTGATAGCCAACGCAAACGAAGATGATTTGCGCGACATTGTTTCAGGATGGGTCGACAAATATTCTGATTTTAGGGATTATGTTCGGAATTGCCTGTGTCCTCCGGTAGAGGACGTGGATTTTGGGCGTAAGCTCAGTCAGGCGATTGACCGCGAGACCAAAGAGTTTTTCTCGCGCCATGATGTCAGAGAGGCAACAGACTGGGGGAATGTCTATAATGACTTGATAAAGCCATGGAGCAAGAATGCAGACTCACTGTCCAGTGAGAAACTGTATGACCTATGTGATGTCATCGTCAAAGAGGTCGGAATGCAGGTAAGAGACGAGGATTTTTATGGCGATGATTGGTATGGCGATGATTTTTCAGGCTATATTCAGGATATAATGGATGTGCTGGGAAATGTTGCTGGACTTCTGATTATTCGCGAAGATGTCAACCATGAAATTCTTGATTCTTTAAAAAAACTCATTAAAGCGGCTAAAAAGAAGGATGTGATAGACAGCTATATTGATTCGCCATACGATTTTATTCTTGAGCTTATTTCGCTACGACAAAAGGCAGATGAAGTCACATGTGGTATATACGATGCGTTGATTGACGAAAATCTGGGTGATGAGGCCGGAGCTTGGGTATGCCGTAAAATTGATTTCATCCGTTCAATGGGTCTTGAAGATGAAGCCCATAAATATATGGAGGATGAAATCGAATATCCTGATGTATGTCTGAAATATTATAATGAGTTGCTTACCGCCGGCAACTGGCAGGAAGCAATCGTTCTGCTTGACAAGGCTCAGACAATTAAAGACAACGGCTCTTACTTTTATTCTCCCAGGACTCCGAACTGGCTTGAACTGAAACAGCAGCTTCTTGTTGAACATGGCACCCTGGAAGAACGCATAGAGAATCTGAAACGACTCTTCCATAACAGCTACAACGATAAAGAGAAGTATTATCGCCAACTAAAAGAACTCGTTGACGCAGACCGATGGAACGAATTCTATCATAATCTTCTCTCTAATGTAACCGGTTATAAGGTTCTTGATGAAATCGCCCCATTCCTCATTGAAGAAGGTGAGTTTGACTGGTTGTTCCGCCTTGTGTCGGAATCAACGGCAAAGGATTCGACTGATTATCGGACTCCGTTAAAGTACGCCGGAGCATTGCGTCAGACTCATTTTGAAGAAATGCAGGCGATCCTAATCCGTACAGTCCGTGCATACGCTGCCGACCGTTTTCCTCCAAAGAAAAAGGTCAATTCATCGAAGTACTCATATTTTAGGGCAGATTTGGAATCGTTGTCAGAACTTGGGTATGCAAAAACGCAAAAGGAGATTGTCGAATTTTTACTGCAGGAATATCGATTCCGTCCATCTCTTGCTAAAGAATTGAGGTCTATAAAACTAGTTACGGACAATGAGTAAGAAGTCGATACGGTTTTTCAATGACCGCGAGGTGAGGGCGGTCTGGGATGACGAGAACAACTGCTGGTGGTTTTCGGCTTCTGACGTTGTACGTGCTATCAATGATGAGCCGGACTATACGAAGGCCGGTAACTATTGGCGTTGGCTCAAGCGTAAGCTCAAACAAGATGGTGTTCAGTTCGTGAGTGGTACTCACAAACTGAAAATTGTCGCTGCTGACGGTAAGCAATATAACAGTGATGCGCTGTCGGCTGAGGATATTATTCTTCTCGCCAAGCATTATCCCAACAATCGTGCGAGCAAGTTTCTTGATTGGTTTACGTATAGTGACAACACCATTGACGGGCAGAGCCGAAAGAAGGCATACACTTTATTTGAAAGCGGGCTGTTAAACTCTCTTGAACCGGGTAGCATTAAATGTCTGCAACAGATACATGCCTACCTCTTTGGTGGTCTTTATGAGTTTGCCGGACAGATAAGAACCAAGAACATATCAAAGGGTGGATTCACGTTTGCCAACTGCCTCCATTTCCCGACTATCATTCCGACCATTGAACGTATGCCGGAAACGACGCTTGACGAAATCGCCGACAAGTATGTCGAGATGAACGTAGTGCATCCATTTATGGAAGGGAACGGACGCAGCACCCGCATCTGGCTCGACCTGATGCTCCGTCGCTCGCTGAAACTGTGCGTAGACTGGAGCCGGATTGACAAGAACGAATATCTGACCGCGATGAGAGAAAGCGTTATTGACTCAACCCATATCAAAGCCTTGCTGAAAGGTGCGCTGACCGACAAAATCAACGACCGCGAAATGTTTATGAAAGGCATCGACTACTCATATTACTACGAGGAAGAGTAGATTACCGAGCGTTACTTTTTATATTTCAATTCTAAATCCTTCGCTTTTGCTCTGACGCAAGAATCAGTTCGAGTAGATAGAGAGATTGTCTTAAGAGCTTCTACCTCCCATCCATTTTCGAAAATCTTTCTTGCTTTGGATCTCCGTGTATTTTGAGCGTCCGGTGTGTATTTGTTAAATTCCGGGTATTTCTGACAGAGTTCCATAACAGAGATATTCTTATCTTTGATTAAAGCAGGAAAGAGTATCTCAACATATGCCTTCATTCCAATGGCTTTGATAAGGCACTTTAATTCATCGTTATCGATAGGTGTCATAAATTTAATTACGTTATATTTGTTATTTGCTTATGCAAATTGCAAGGAAAGTTGCGCGGAATATTTGAATTTTGCCTGTAATTTGCCTGTAGAAAATAAAAGAAGCGACTTAACTTGGTGATTTACACTTTGTTAAGTCGCTTTTATGGTGCCCAGAACAGGAGCACGAATATTAGATTGTAATGGACTAACATAGAATTTGGTTAAATTCTTGATATTATCGTATAATGCTGTATTTAACTATATTAGCGCAATTTGGATGATTTTGAATAATTCGGAAAATCTGTCTTGATTTAGTTAAATCCAATCTTGGTTGACACGGCGTTGACACGAAAGTTATTGTGTATGTCAACCGTATTGACTAATTTTGTGTTGGAAATAATAATCACTCTCCTATGGCAACACTCACTCGTAATATCACGAAGGGTACCAACCCTATGGGGAAGGCGGAGCTTCTGCTGCGTCTTTCCGTATCGCGTAATCTTGTAGTCCGCCTGAAGACTGGACTTTGGATGGATCCCTCGCGCTTTGACAAGGGGATATTCTCTTTACCCAAAGACCCGACGGCACGTGCCGAGATTCGCGCGATAGAGGACAGGCTTATCGACATTGAACGATTTCTTATCAATCTCTGCGAGAAAACGCCGTCAGACACGCTGACAAAGGATTTCGTTGTTGCTCAGTATGATTTGTTTCTGCATCCAAAACCGGAAAAGCAGAAACGGCAACCGCGTAATCCAAATTTCTTCGACATATTTGAGGATTACATCGAAAAGAAAAATATTTCGGAATGGCGCATCAAGCATCTGCGAGTCCTGAAACGCGCATTAATGCGATATGAGCTGTATGTCCGCGCAAACGGTCGCGGCCGCTATAAAATCAAACTTGATGATTTTACAGTCGATGATGTCAACAGTTTCGAGAAGTTCCTGCGCTCAGAGCATGAAATCCACGAGAAGTATCCGGAAATATATAAGGCTGTTCCGGCAGACACACATACAACGAGAAAGAAACCGAAGCCCCAACCCAAAGGCGACAATACCATCATCGGTTTGTTTGGTCTGATGCGGGCTTTCTATCGCTGGTGCCGAGACCAAGAGTTGACAACCAATGACCCGTTTGCAAAATACAACGGCAAGACAACCGAAGTGTATGGCACCCCCTATTACATTACTCTTGAAGAACGCGACAGGATTGCAGACTACGACCTTTCTGCGAATCCGTCATTAGAGGCACAACGCGATATTTTCATCTTTCAGTGCCTCATCGGATGCCGCGTGTCTGACCTCATGGCAATGACTCCGGCAAGTATCATCAATGGAGCCATCGAGTATATGCCTCAGAAGACAAAGGGCGAACGTCCGCAGGTTGTCAGAGTGCCTCTAAATGCAAGAGCCCAAGCCCTCGTTGCCAAGTATGCCGGACGCGATGACTTGAACGGCAAACTGTTTCCCTTCATCAGTTCGCAGAAGTATAACGTGGCCATCAAAAAGATATTCACGACCTGCGGAGTCAATCGCATAGTCACCGTTCTCAATCCTACAACCGGGGCAGAAGAGAAACGTCCGCTGAATGAAATAGCCAGCAGCCACTTGGCACGACGCACCTTCATCGGGAACCTCTACAAGAAAGTCAAAGACCCTAATCTCGTCGGCTCACTCAGCGGCCACAAGGAAGGCAGCAAAGCCTTCGCCCGTTACCGAGACATTGATGAGGACATGAAGAAAGAACTTGTCAACCTCCTCGACTGATTTTTCTTTTCCTCAGCCCCTATACATCGGTTTAGTTCATCGGGCATATATAGTGCCCGAACTGAACTAACCTTATGTTATATGTTTATGATTTCGTTTTCATCAAACCATCCCTTATCAATAGCCTCTTTCTTCACATTTTCAGGGACATATGTATACATCACGACTGCTAGTGCATTCTTTGCCCTAGTACATGTGACATAAAACAATCTTTTAGTACGTTCGATAGAAGTTTCTTTACCTTCCATTAAATTCCTTTTGTCTGCATCTGATAAACCTTTTACTCCAAAAAGTTTGTCATAACTAAATAGAAAACCCTTTGCCTCAGAATCATCAATAATAACCATTACACGATCAAATTCAAGACCTTTAACGCCTTGGTGTGTATCGAATTGTGACTTCTGATTTACATAATCATCATATTTATGTATCATAGAAATTGGCAAATCCATTACTTCTACCCAAGCGCGAATGTCCTCTGCTACGGTTTCATCTAACTCGGATAATTTCAGTGTATACGCTTGCTTGACAACATCCGGCACTTTTAACAATTGAGATTTTATGATTTCTTCTGTAACTACTCGTATGGTTTTATTTCCATTTACAAAATCTGTCAAGCGTGTAGCTGCATCTCTACATCTTAAATAGAGTTCGTATGGCTTGTCCTTATTCTGTCTGCTCAATAGTGGTGAGTATTCTTTCAATATTTCTAAGGCTTGTCGTCCCCCGTCATTTATTGATTTTACTATGGGAAGAACTTCTTTAGTAAAAAATTCTAATTCAGGTACAGTACCTTGAAGAAAGGTCATCTGGTATTTTGAGACTTTGCTAAATGGTGCAAAAAATTCAGCAAATCCTAATCTTCGAACAGCCATCATATGTTCCAGA is part of the Duncaniella dubosii genome and encodes:
- the fic gene encoding protein adenylyltransferase Fic, with the translated sequence MSKKSIRFFNDREVRAVWDDENNCWWFSASDVVRAINDEPDYTKAGNYWRWLKRKLKQDGVQFVSGTHKLKIVAADGKQYNSDALSAEDIILLAKHYPNNRASKFLDWFTYSDNTIDGQSRKKAYTLFESGLLNSLEPGSIKCLQQIHAYLFGGLYEFAGQIRTKNISKGGFTFANCLHFPTIIPTIERMPETTLDEIADKYVEMNVVHPFMEGNGRSTRIWLDLMLRRSLKLCVDWSRIDKNEYLTAMRESVIDSTHIKALLKGALTDKINDREMFMKGIDYSYYYEEE
- a CDS encoding virulence RhuM family protein gives rise to the protein MDNGQIILFQTQGGETKIEVRLANESVWLTADQMAELFQRNKSTISRHIKNIYESTELEQNRTVAFFATVQNEGDRKVERNIAYYNLDMIISVGYRVNSHRGVQFRQWATQVLKEYMIKGFALNDDLLKNAGQGNYFDELLARIRDIRSSEKVFYRKVLEIYALSIDYDPRTSITQQFFKTIQNKMHFAAHGHTAAEVIYDRANAEKDFMGLTTWRGAMPTRHEAEIAKNYLSEEEVDMLNRIVNLYLDFAELQAKSHVPMYMKDWIQKLDDFLKLSGKELLTHAGSVSAEVAKLKANEEYDKFRERAQYKLSPVEIHFLEAFEAEQKRLRAKK
- a CDS encoding site-specific integrase — protein: MATLTRNITKGTNPMGKAELLLRLSVSRNLVVRLKTGLWMDPSRFDKGIFSLPKDPTARAEIRAIEDRLIDIERFLINLCEKTPSDTLTKDFVVAQYDLFLHPKPEKQKRQPRNPNFFDIFEDYIEKKNISEWRIKHLRVLKRALMRYELYVRANGRGRYKIKLDDFTVDDVNSFEKFLRSEHEIHEKYPEIYKAVPADTHTTRKKPKPQPKGDNTIIGLFGLMRAFYRWCRDQELTTNDPFAKYNGKTTEVYGTPYYITLEERDRIADYDLSANPSLEAQRDIFIFQCLIGCRVSDLMAMTPASIINGAIEYMPQKTKGERPQVVRVPLNARAQALVAKYAGRDDLNGKLFPFISSQKYNVAIKKIFTTCGVNRIVTVLNPTTGAEEKRPLNEIASSHLARRTFIGNLYKKVKDPNLVGSLSGHKEGSKAFARYRDIDEDMKKELVNLLD